A stretch of DNA from Enoplosus armatus isolate fEnoArm2 chromosome 15, fEnoArm2.hap1, whole genome shotgun sequence:
gcaggatccAGGTAGAGTGCTGGTCCACAATTCAGCTGGAGCTTTACTGCTTGGGCCGTCCTGCTGTGTGGCGGCTGCTGGACGACTCCCCTGCCAACTTCACCACCGTCTGCCAGCCGTGTGAGGACGGCTTCGATAAAGACGCTTCTGGAAACTGTGTGGACATTGATGAGTGTAGTGGCAGCTCCCCCTGCAGGTACACCTGCCTGAACACCGAGGGCTCCCACAGGTGCGTTTGCTCCGACGAGAATGGGAAACACCATGACGAGGACTCGCAGGCATGCATGGATATGGTGGCAAACGGCGACAGTGGCTTGCTGTCAGGTATCCTGATCCCGGTGCTTGTTGCTGTGGCGGCGCTAGTGGTGCTGGTGATAGTCGTCACAGTGATGGTAAAATGCTGCCTGATGAAGCAGTCGAAGAAACGTGCCATGAAGAAGGCGGAGAAGATGGCGATGAAGAGCAAAGATGGCAAGGATTACTTTGAAACAGCCAATGACAAGGTAGCAAGGAGCGACTTGTTTCTGTCTTGAGGGTGTTTGGAGTGACTTGTTTCTGACTTGTGAGTGTTTTGACTGACTTGTTTCTGTCTTGTGAGTGTTTTGACTgacttgtttctgtcttttgagtgtttttactctgacttgtttctgttttttgagTGTTTTGACTGACTTGtttctgtcttgtgtgttttgactgaCTTGTTTCTGTCTTGTGAGTGTTTTAACTgacttgtttctgtcttttgagTGTTTTGACTGACTTGTTTCTGTCTTGTGGGTGTTTTGACTCAAATTTATCTCATGGATAATTTGACTTATTTTGGTCAACTCGGATTTGTCTTACTCTCGACTAGTGTTTAAACTCTGACTTGTCAGTGACTTGACTGCAGCCctggaaataacaaaaaacatttagccTCTGACTTTGTCTTTTGATAGatcaaaattaattaatttattatttacagaCTGAAGAGTTAAACAGAATTATTAATTAGGACTTTTAATGATCATTTAAATATAGAGAaatttagagaaaataaaaagctgaatgTTTCAATGTCCAGCTGAATCTGTTTCTGAATATGAGTTGTAATCTGtgttaaagacagaaaacttgATAATTATGGGAGAAGTTTTTACTGttcaataaagactttttttattttaaaaccagAAGCTGAAATCATGTCTGTCAtttatcagtgttgttgttcaGAGCTACATGCTGGTTCAAACTGTAAAAAAGTATGTATCACACCCCATATTAATCAatatgacaaaaacattcagttgTCCAAATACTTTTGGCCACATAATGCAAGAGGTTTCTGTAGGACAGGAAACACACTGTGTATTTACAAACGGGTTTTCCGGTTTCCTGAAGAACGGAGATGTTCAAACAGGAAATAAGTCAttaattcaacacacatttttaaaaaatcaacaaTTATAGCAGGGTCTTATAAAGAATCTGACAATGTACAGTCTTGGaatgatgtgttttcatcaacaataaaatgaattaaattaaaataaagaatatcagTTTTTGCACTCTACAAAAACCTTGAAAAAAGCTCCTGATTAGCTCCTGAGTGTTACAGCCTTGTAATGGTGggcacatttcaacaacaacacaaattaaatcaaataatataaatattttttgctTTCTACAAGAATCCAAACTGATCACTTTAAGGCACTTGATGGATTCCATTTCATTTGTGTCGTCTCCTTTATGAGGACTAGAGTCAAACAAAGACTGGGTCAATGAAAACAAGCAGAGTAGTATTTCCATGTGTTGCATTCAACTCTTCAGTCTCCAGTGACTGTTTACTTCAGCTTGAAGTACATTTACGTTATCAATATTCACTACCTCgggtttgttcaagtgttcattgtTCTGATAAGTTTGTTTTAATTAGATATTTGGGGGTGACTTGGGGGTGGGACATCACGATTGAcacctgtgattgactgtggtgtgcttgtGATTGGGTCGGGcaggtgtatgggcgggacctcaaTACCGCGACTCACCACCAGTGTCAccagtgcaagatggcagcggccgtttccgggagagtttggccaGCTTTAAATACAGTCTGCGCCTCCCCccgcctcccccccccccccttctctctctctctccctcactcccccctctccctccctctctctctctccctcacccccccctctccctccctccctccctccctctctctctctccctccctctctcccccctctccctccctccctcactccagGCTTCAGCAGCTGAACAGGCTGATGatctgatgttatttttttggatgaatctctccttcatctctatgtgatgcagctgaacacctcctcctcctctcctccttctctctctccctctccctccctccctccctccctccctctctctctctccccctccttctctctctctccctccccctcaccccccccccctccctctctagAGCGTTGAACCGGATCATTTGAGGTGCAGCAGGCTGATGatctgatgttatttttttggatgaatctctccttcatctctatgtgatgcagctgaacacctcctcctcctctcctccttctctctctccctctccctccctccctccctccctctctctctctccccctccttctctctctctccctccccctcaccccccccctccctctccagagCGTTGAACCGGATCATTTGAGGTGCAGCAGGCTGATGAtctgatgttatttttctggatgaatctctccttcatctctatgtgatgcagctgaacacctcctcctcctctcctccttctctctctctctctccctccctctctccccctccctctctctctctccctccctccctcactcccccctctctctctcccaccctccctctctccctcactcccccctcacgccccccccctctctccctccctcccccctctccctccctccctctctctctctctctccctccctctctccctctccctctctccctccctcccccctctctctctctctccctctccctccctctctctctctccctccccctcaccccccctcccacctccctctctggaGCGTTGAACCGGATCATTTGAGGTGCAGCAGGTTGATGAtctgatgttatttttctggatgaatctctccttcatctctctgtgaTGCAGCtgaacacctcctcctcctcctctactcctcctctgtcttcctctcctcttcatggTACTCTGAGCTCTCTGGAGGACGGCGGCGGCTACTTCCTGCTGAACGGTAACGGCTCGGTGTCCGGCGGTGGAGCGTCCTCCGCGgctctcatctcctccatctACTCGGTGGTGTGTCTGGTCGGTCTGAGCGGGAACTCCATGGTCATCTACGTCATCTTCCGGTACGCTAAGATGAAGACGGCCACCAACCTGTACATCCTGAACCTGGCGGTTGCGGACGAGCTGCTGATGCTCAGCGTGCCGTTCGTCGTCACCGCTGCGCTGCTGCGCCGGTGGCCATTCGGCTCGGCGCTGTGCCGCCTCGTGCTCAGCGTGGACGCCATCAACATGTTCACCAGCATCTACTGCCTGACGGTGCTCAGCGTGGACCGGTACATCGCCGTGGTGCACCCGCTGCGGGCGTCCCGGTACCGGCGGCCCACTGTAGCCAAGCTGGTGAACTTGTGCGTGTGGATGTTCTCCCTCCTGGTCATCcttcccatcatcctcttctcctccaccgCCCCCAACTCGGACGGCTCGGTGGCCTGTAACATGCAGATGCCGGAGCCGGAGCGCCGCTGGATGGCGGCGTTCGCGGTCTACGCCTTCCTGATGGGCTTCCTGTTCCCTGTGCTGGCCATCTGCCTGTGCTACGTGCTGATCCTGAGTCAGCTGCGGGTGGTGGCGCTGCGGGCCGGCTGGCAGCAGCGCAGGAAGTCGGAGAGGAAGATCACGGTGATGGTTACGGTGGTGGTGTCAGTGTTCGTGGTGTGCTGGATGCCCTTCCACGTGGTGCAGCTGGTGGGCGTCTTCCTGCAGCACCACGACCCCACCCTCAGCCAGCTGGCCGTCGTCCTCGGGTACGCCAACAGCTGCGCCAACCCGCTTCTCTATGGCTTCCTGTCCGACAACTTCCGTCGCTCCTTTCAGAGGATCCTGTGTCTGCACTGGATGGAGGCCCCCGAGGAGCCCCTGGACTACCTGGACTACTACAGCACCGCCCTGAAGAGCCGCAGACTCAGTCTGGACCAGGACCAGCAGGAGAACTGGGAGGAGGACTCAGAGTACAGGAACAGGAACCCCCAACACCAGCTCCAGGATGTAGTCTGTACCCCGATGGCACCTCCAGGATTTAAAGAACCAGactgtgttttgatgatgtAGTTCTCTGACTACAAATCCTGTGCAAGGTCAAATTCTACGACCTACATTGATCCAGATCTACACTGAGAGGGGCATTATGGGTAACTGAGGGTTGCATGCTTGGTTTGGCTGCATCAACATCCTGTCAGAAGAGTATAAATGTCTCAGAAGGACCCTGGAGACAAAGAATACATCATGTGGACTGAACACATCAACAACAGAAATCTACAAAGTGACGATTTAAAAATGATCACCAGGATGTGAAgcaggattttattttcttactgaCATGACAGTGATGAATCTGATGATGTCACTCTGAAACGGGATGAAActtgttcacttcctgtcatgaACTGACCTGCCTCCTTCAGTCTGATTGAAACTGACCTGTgaaaccagccaatcagagagggGGCGGGACTGACCATATAACTGCAGGTGAAAtaatacaaacagcagcagcaggagaagaaggagagatgCTGCTTGGCTGCAGGGAGTGATGGACAGTAAGATGTTAGCCATGCTTTTCGCTGCACGTCACCAGGCAGATTTCAGTCTGACTGCAATTGAAAGCTCTTCTTCAGGTGTCTCTGCTGTAGCTCCGCCCCCTGCTCTGACTCATACAGGTGGATTTGGAACAACTACtgctttgttttgatatttttgacctttgacctcactgAATGTACAGCACTGAGGTGTCAATCAAATGCAgtttattgattgattgttgtTGCTGTTCAGGTTCATACATTTATTGACCATGATGATCTCAGCTTTGATTTGAAATATTAAGAAATAATCTCACTCTTTTTAAGGAAACAATACTTCAAGAACTCAAATTACAGACCAATTAttataaaattaattaaaattttatttttgcaaaagttttttcctttaaatttgACCTGTCTGTTCCCAGAATGCAACTCTGTCTCCTACAgaatttatgtatttaatgttgAATACTCAAAGCTAAAAGGTAGCAGGCACAGATCTTTGGGACAAAGATGACTAATCTCAAATTCACCAATTCTTTTTGGCCATGTCAACAAAACACGTTTGGGCGTAATGGCCTTCATCAGAGCACGGAAAGAAATGGAGGTAATTTATATGTTGACAGTTGATTGGCTTAAAGGGTCACATGGTAATTGAATTGACCTAAGGTTCCATAAATATCTTTTCTTGacagctggatcagctggaTCGGTCAGTGTCTGTTGTTACCGTTATGTGGCAGCCAGAATACTTGTAATGTTATTACTGTCGTGACGTAAGTTTCTACACGGCTGTGTAACATATTATTATTCTTCTACATTTCTTCAGAAACATAATTCCTCTCtggtacatttatttatgatgtTATAAAGAAATATTCCATAAAACTGATGTGGAATCTGTTAGTTTAAACAGCGAGTTGAAGCAAAATGTTGTTAGTGAGATGCACCATGGGAGTTGTAGGTGTTATGCCCAACTTCTTGTAGTTTTGACTTTTCATCAAAGAACCAGATGTTTTCTAACACAGTCTGAACATCGGGAAGTCTACATGAACTTCATTATTGAGCAGCTGATAAAGTGTCCTGACAGacggtggtgatgatgatgatgatgatgatggctctGATCTATAATCTGCAGTGATGACCTGAATCCGTTGATTGATCAATACTGTTGATGATAAAAGCTTCTCTCTGATCAAATCTGAGGATTTGTGTTCCATCTCATCACTGAGTCGTCCTGCTTCATTAACTGATCTCCTGTCAGCTGTTTGAAGGTCACctcactgatgatgtcatagaAACAGTTTAGCTGAGAGTTTCCTGCAGGAcacagaggatgatgatgatgatgatgataatgacacTGTGAAAACACCAACTTGTCGTTGTTTGgaattttaaattattaaaatacgAACTGAATTTTGTTGTGATAACTTTGATCTTCATCAGTCATGAATGAAGTCTTCCTCTGTCATTAATTCAGTTTGATCCAATCACTTTAGGACAGATTAAaggatcaatcaatcaatcaagtgtatcggtcacatgtaatcatagaaggtacaatcacagttaaatgtaattaaaaagaataagaatagtaataaatgtgtaaaaaaaatgtgtatgatgggtggggggggggtccatgaatgaatgaagaagaAGTTCATGAAACAGGTTTAAATCCACAACGTGTACGATTTCTGACTTTCtgaccttcaaaataaaagcaatggGGGCT
This window harbors:
- the sstr1a gene encoding somatostatin receptor type 1, with amino-acid sequence MQLNTSSSSSTPPLSSSPLHGTLSSLEDGGGYFLLNGNGSVSGGGASSAALISSIYSVVCLVGLSGNSMVIYVIFRYAKMKTATNLYILNLAVADELLMLSVPFVVTAALLRRWPFGSALCRLVLSVDAINMFTSIYCLTVLSVDRYIAVVHPLRASRYRRPTVAKLVNLCVWMFSLLVILPIILFSSTAPNSDGSVACNMQMPEPERRWMAAFAVYAFLMGFLFPVLAICLCYVLILSQLRVVALRAGWQQRRKSERKITVMVTVVVSVFVVCWMPFHVVQLVGVFLQHHDPTLSQLAVVLGYANSCANPLLYGFLSDNFRRSFQRILCLHWMEAPEEPLDYLDYYSTALKSRRLSLDQDQQENWEEDSEYRNRNPQHQLQDVVCTPMAPPGFKEPDCVLMM